In Planctomycetota bacterium, the following are encoded in one genomic region:
- a CDS encoding HAMP domain-containing sensor histidine kinase, translating into MPVLERNVPCAPRRRQPLAPRAGCDTASLPRDTSFGTWALPGDPSKPLPVHGIAHDLGNLLSLILGYAEMALEGLGDGSPARHPLGQILHAAELGATLTRRLARGGGAACRTPSCADINYIARHALDLYRPLLPSTITLTLRLAPDLSPAVADPVAIEQVLINLLENARDAMPHGGTLAVATCNASPPQDEPLSPQTSRHWVCLTVSDTGMGMDEYTLSHAFDPYFTGKQGGTGLGLAIAQRIVAEHGGWITAASQPGQGSTFTVSLPARGTPTGPVPWA; encoded by the coding sequence ATGCCGGTGCTGGAGCGGAACGTGCCTTGCGCACCCAGGCGGCGACAGCCCCTGGCGCCCCGCGCCGGGTGCGACACCGCCAGCTTGCCTCGCGACACGTCGTTCGGGACGTGGGCGCTTCCTGGGGACCCTTCGAAGCCCCTCCCTGTCCATGGCATCGCGCACGACCTCGGCAACCTGCTCTCCCTGATCCTCGGCTACGCCGAGATGGCCCTGGAGGGCCTCGGCGACGGCAGCCCGGCGCGCCACCCGCTGGGGCAGATCCTTCACGCGGCCGAGCTGGGCGCCACCCTCACCCGCCGGCTCGCGCGCGGCGGCGGTGCGGCGTGCCGCACCCCGTCGTGCGCGGACATCAACTACATTGCGCGGCACGCGCTGGACCTCTACCGGCCCCTGTTGCCCAGCACCATCACGCTCACGCTCCGGCTCGCACCCGACCTTTCGCCCGCGGTGGCCGACCCCGTGGCCATCGAACAGGTTCTCATCAACCTGCTCGAGAACGCCCGCGACGCCATGCCGCACGGCGGCACGCTGGCGGTAGCCACCTGCAACGCCTCCCCGCCCCAGGACGAGCCCCTATCGCCACAGACCTCGCGCCACTGGGTCTGCCTCACCGTGTCCGACACAGGCATGGGGATGGACGAGTACACGCTGAGCCATGCCTTCGACCCCTACTTCACCGGGAAGCAGGGCGGCACAGGGCTGGGCCTGGCGATCGCGCAGCGCATCGTGGCCGAACACGGAGGCTGGATCACCGCGGCCAGCCAGCCCGGCCAGGGCTCCACCTTCACCGTCTCGCTCCCGGCCAGGGGCACGCCCACCGGCCCGGTGCCTTGGGCCTGA
- a CDS encoding response regulator transcription factor, whose protein sequence is MSGPDGCDSKGRVPYRVLLADDHPLTRRGLAGLLEQEPDIRVCGEAAGRQGILKAIDELRPDLVVLGLSFQWGSGLELLKKIRPRHPRLSVLILSMHDERLFAERALRAGAQGYVTKLQPPNEVIHAVRTVLSGGIYLSPGLAVQMVRQFVAGGPVVSTSPLGALTDRELEVFELLGRGRTTRQIADELHLSIKTIETYRAHIIAKLHLAGSTELLRQAIQWVHTGGQS, encoded by the coding sequence ATGAGCGGACCGGATGGGTGCGATTCGAAGGGGAGGGTGCCGTACCGGGTGCTGCTGGCCGATGACCATCCACTGACCCGCCGCGGCCTGGCCGGGCTCCTGGAGCAGGAGCCCGACATCCGCGTCTGCGGCGAGGCAGCGGGACGGCAAGGCATCCTCAAGGCGATCGACGAGCTGCGCCCGGACCTGGTCGTCCTGGGCCTCTCGTTCCAATGGGGCAGCGGGCTGGAACTCCTCAAGAAAATCCGCCCGCGCCACCCCCGCCTTTCGGTCCTCATCCTCTCGATGCACGACGAGCGGCTCTTCGCCGAGCGCGCCCTGCGCGCGGGCGCACAGGGCTATGTCACCAAGCTCCAGCCTCCCAACGAGGTCATCCACGCGGTCCGCACCGTTCTCAGCGGCGGCATCTACCTCAGCCCCGGCTTGGCGGTCCAGATGGTCCGCCAGTTCGTGGCCGGCGGGCCGGTCGTGTCCACCTCTCCTCTGGGCGCGCTCACCGACCGGGAGCTGGAGGTCTTCGAACTGCTGGGGCGCGGGCGCACGACCCGCCAGATCGCCGACGAACTCCACCTGAGCATCAAGACCATCGAGACCTACCGCGCGCACATCATCGCCAAGCTGCATCTCGCAGGCTCCACGGAACTCCTCCGCCAGGCCATCCAATGGGTGCACACCGGCGGCCAGAGCTGA
- a CDS encoding histidine kinase dimerization/phospho-acceptor domain-containing protein, with protein MPVIAELDDSLATLQFPEAVPLTEWRALFHDSPLAIAYVSPDLRLVRVNGRFAMLCGCMAGEVLGRHCYEVCGEEPAAPSEGAAAAPQPCPSCRVAETLQAGAVVEFDRPHGRSILHVVASPVIERWGEVTGAVLMIADVTSERAQRQQVIEAQRLATVGTMTSGVAHELRNPLTSILGFAQLLRRRTDLPEGARAQLERIWTEAQRCDHIVSNLLKFTRRSGRAKAPVDVNRVVIESLDLLRHPLQAGGVQVHQALHPQPLQVMGHFCELQQVVQNIVKNALDALSTVRGGNVTLRTLPRDASVLMEFENDGPRIAEPHKLFQPFFTTKEPGKGTGLGLSVSDAIVRDHGGRIEAMNAPGGVLFRITLPRIPSAEAS; from the coding sequence ATGCCCGTGATCGCCGAACTCGACGACTCCCTCGCGACGCTTCAGTTCCCCGAGGCCGTGCCACTGACAGAGTGGCGCGCGCTCTTCCACGACTCGCCGCTGGCGATCGCCTATGTATCCCCAGACCTTCGCCTCGTGCGCGTGAACGGCCGCTTCGCCATGCTGTGCGGGTGCATGGCGGGCGAGGTTCTCGGCCGCCACTGCTACGAGGTCTGCGGCGAGGAGCCGGCCGCCCCCTCGGAGGGCGCCGCCGCGGCTCCCCAGCCATGCCCCTCGTGCCGAGTGGCCGAGACGTTGCAGGCGGGCGCCGTCGTGGAGTTCGACCGGCCCCACGGCCGGTCCATCCTCCACGTGGTCGCCTCCCCGGTCATCGAGCGTTGGGGCGAGGTGACCGGCGCCGTGCTCATGATCGCCGATGTCACGTCCGAGCGCGCCCAGCGCCAGCAGGTGATCGAGGCCCAGCGTCTCGCCACGGTGGGCACCATGACCTCGGGCGTCGCCCACGAGCTGCGCAATCCGCTCACCAGCATCCTCGGCTTTGCGCAGCTCCTCCGCCGCCGGACCGACCTGCCGGAGGGCGCGCGAGCCCAACTCGAGCGCATCTGGACCGAGGCCCAGCGCTGCGACCACATCGTCAGCAACCTGCTCAAGTTCACCCGACGCAGCGGCCGCGCCAAGGCCCCGGTGGACGTCAATCGCGTGGTCATCGAGTCGCTGGACCTCCTGCGCCACCCCCTCCAGGCCGGCGGCGTGCAGGTCCACCAGGCGCTTCACCCCCAGCCGTTGCAGGTCATGGGCCACTTCTGCGAGCTCCAGCAGGTCGTGCAGAACATCGTCAAGAACGCCCTCGATGCCCTCAGCACCGTGCGAGGCGGCAACGTCACGCTCCGCACGCTCCCCCGGGATGCATCGGTCCTGATGGAATTCGAGAACGACGGCCCCCGCATCGCCGAGCCCCACAAGCTCTTCCAGCCCTTCTTCACCACCAAAGAGCCGGGCAAGGGCACGGGGCTGGGCCTGAGCGTCAGCGACGCCATCGTGCGCGATCACGGCGGGCGGATCGAGGCGATGAACGCCCCGGGGGGCGTGTTGTTCCGCATCACCCTGCCGCGCATCCCCTCCGCCGAGGCGTCGTAG